The DNA window CTTAAACACTCAATTGCTATTATATCAATTAATACAAGCTATAACAGGGCCATCATGAGTTGGTGGACTATTGTGAAATTTCTGTGACTCAGATGGCCCGCATATGTTTCATATGATTAATAATATCACAGACAGATTTTTTTATTgacttattttattgttttaagtaTGCCCCGTCGTCGTCTCAATAATAAGTAATTATTGCTTTCAACCACTATTCATCTCCAGGTACTTATTACTATAAATATAACAGTACAAAACAAAGTCTGTAGTGATTCTGTAACTATTGATTAAATAGAACAAACCTTGTAAGAGTGTGGCATCCATTATACAATCATAAACAATGGACAAATAGTAGGCTTATATTTGCTACAAATTGAAGCAACTTGTAAATTTTAATAGCAATAATTATCAAAACAAACTTAAGAAATACGATAATCATGCTTGAAATGTTAATGATCGCAAggtttaatgcattttttttgtgtgtgtgattGCAGACTTTTGGTTTTTTACGGTTGACGCCCATTTTGGTCTTTAtgagactcatcactgacgctcaaatcaaaacattttgaaagccaaataaaaaacgaagttgaagagcattcagacCAAACAAAGATAGAATAATTaatgtaaacaaatttattttcccgaccaatttattttcgcgacttacGCAAGTAGAAAATTAACGCAAATATAAATCGTCTCAAaaatgtaaaacttggatctttccttattaaactacataatataaatttaaaaatcgcgaaattaaatagccagGAAATGGACTAGAAATGattaaacgcgaaataaagtatccgcgaaaataagttggtttacagtatatgaattaattttcatattacagGTTGAATGTAGACATGATTCACAGTGTGGTTCAGATGAATGTTGTTACTACCACGAGGGGCCATTGTTGCTTAGTAAGAAAAGACAGGTTGATTTTATAAATGTCACACCAATGGTTATCTTTCAAGGTTAGTTTCAACCGTTACAAATCTATATATGGCACAGGTTATAACCGTAACCACTAAATCTATGACGtttgtttatttaaaacatattttaaaaccaggtttaatccaccatgttctacatttaaaatgcctgtaccaagtctgtaATATGACAGGTGTtctccattcgtttttgatatgttttgtctttgattttgccatgtgattagggattttcctatttgattttcctctgagttcagtatttttatgattttactttttttcattgaAGCTCACGATTAAAACAAACTTGTGTACTGATTTATGAAGGAAAATATGTCGTTTCATATCCATAGACCTTATCTGATATATAAAGAGACTGTGCATGATCAATCGTTTTGACATTCTATAGTATTCGTTCTCAAACAACCCTAGAAGTAGTACACATTAATGGCATTCCAAGTGTGATTTGATTTGACtgttgatatattttaaaattgtaatattcgTTTGTACAGATGTGTATGAACCATTTTATTCTTTTTGGTAATATGGTCGAAACCACTCGAATACTGTAATTTCAATGTCATttgtagttgtgtttttttttatacttcatttATAAAGTGCAGAATAAATAATGTTTGCAACAGTTTACATGTTTACAAACCTACAAAATAACACAAAACCCTCAAAAGAAATATGAGAACCGAGGGGAAACTCAGTTACTTAGACGGATTTCAAGAATGTATACGCATTTTTGATAGATCCACTGGGAGCTCtagatattattattttgagaATAAGCAAACAACTTTAtgttttttatagaaaaatgagttatcataatatttgcaaatatcataaaaagttaaaatcacaaaaatactgaaaagtCAACAAGaaaagtcccttattaaatggcaaaatcaaaagctcaaacacacaaacgaatggataacgactgtcaaattcctgacatGGAACAGACAAGAAAATACCTTTCAAAGTATATGCAAAATCAGTAAACGACATAATACATTTATGCGTTTAAATTTCTTCGgtttatatattaaacaaatatattcattttactaaggttttaaatattttctatttgaaTCCAAACTCATGTCTTAATTCAAGGTCCACGGATATCATAAATCGAAGGACGTTATTTTGTTTCATGACGATCTATCTTTAATGGTCAAacgttttactttttatttaattctcGACTTAAATAGtcttaaataatattttgttttatttttgtatctgGATGTCGTCCGACCTCCTGTATACGGATGTTCAAACTAATACATGGTTATTTAAGTTATAAACTCCGCTcaacaaaaaataccaaaatattaTCTTACCTTATATTTTTTTCAGctataaaaaagtttttttaaataaggctACCATGaataagtatttattttattattttctctaTGTTCAAGGTGGATGGTGTGAAAAATACTTAAAACAAGGTGAACACTGTAATCACCATAACAAGATAAATGGTCACTGTGAATGCGGAACCGGTTTGAGTTGCACTTTCATAGCAGATCCGACATTGCCTCCAATGACCCCGTCTGGAATAATGACAGCAGAACACAAGCGCATGTTGTTTTTTGGTGGACATTCTGAATGCCAACCAGTAcctttatcataaaaataaaaaaaaatatagttatttgTGTTACAGATAATTATCAAAAAGTGTTTAAGGAAGTTCACCTTTTAGGAGGCAAACTTTTTTTCTTATCCTGATTTTTTGGGGTTTACATGACTATAAAATATATTGGCGGTGCACGTCTTTTTTTGGCTACGGCCATTTAAAGGTTAACAAATCTGATGAATTTTCCAATTTGtcatcaatttttaaccattttttagCTATTGTCATGAACAAAAATCACTGTTTCGCAATTGAAATTCTTGTcatactttcaaaacaaaatgaataggCAACCTGAAtgaatttaacttaaaaaaaactataggtatgTCTTAATGTTAGAAAGTTTCCTAACATTTTACtgcttttttcatttgaaatttacCATGCTGCCAATCTGGTAAGTTttaagatgtggtaagattgctcaaaagacagctctccacaagagaccaaaatgacacagaaattaacaactttaggtcaccgtacggccttcaactatgagcaaagccaataccacatagtcagcttaaaaaggcccagaaatgacaatgtaaaacaattccaacgagaaaactaacgacctaatttatgtacaaaaaatgaacgaaaaacaaataagtaacacataaacaaacgacaaccactgaattacaggcttctgacttgggacaggcacctTCAAAGAGAATGAggtggtgttaaacatgttagcggggtcccTACCCTCCCCTAACCTCCCCTTACCAGTTTATTTACTGAAATAAATCTTATATGTTTTTATCTTACGTTTTTTAAATTGCTCTTGAACTTTGTAGTTAACTAGCCTTATAACTGTTTTGATTAGCGTGTATGTTCTTCTAGATTACAGACATGATATAGCTTATTGAAAAAGAAGCGACATAACTTGAACAATTTGTTTAACACTCTTTTCTAAATATGTCAGTGATGTTTCATTCAGTAATTTGGTGCTTGATGTTTTTTCATCTTGTATTCTTGGTGATTTTTTTATCTAAATCGTATGCATTTGTATATCAATAACGAATAGTTTTCAAAAAATCCCTTTGGGTAATAAACGCGGGATATTATTCTTTCAAGGGCAATGAGTTGCCATTAAATCGAAGAAACGAGCACAACACTATAGCCAAAACAAAACATAGgaacagacaaataaaagacGACAAATCAGCATACGCGAATCAACAATTGAGATACATGTAAAGCTATAGATATCAAGTAATCTTAAAAATTTGGTAATTGCTGCTCTACTTGTAAAACATGTTGTTTCGATCTTGTAACAATTCATTGATAACATTGATAAAACATATCCACATATTTGCAATCTTAAGGTTAAAAAAGAGGggcggaagataccagagggacagttaaactcatagattgaaaataaactgacaacgacatgactaaaaaataaaaaaaacaaacagacagacaaataatagtacaagagacacaacatagaaaattaaagaccaaataacacgaaccccaccaaaaacttgggtaGATCTCATGTGGTGCGGAAGGGTAATTAGATCCgtctccacatgtggtacccgtcgtgttgcttgtgttataacaaatccggtaaatattgtCATTCGAtaggtcaaattcgtgaaagggaggggtattgtagttacgacataaagaacatatccgatatcatctgttaaATAGTTATTCCTTTACGGTCGACCAACTCgtggtggcgtccgtaaaatttacgaaggggtgatttcaatTTCGCCATTTCGAACTCTGGgttgaatagcttccttgtgagcaacaaccctctatcaaggaaatcatcataggaaatacaagcccgggaatatcgtactaattgggagatatatactccatatgcaggcgctgctggaatgttattacatagaaaaggaaagttcactattgggaagctgaaatcatctcttttgtcgtgaagttttgctttcaaccgaccctcattgtcaattttatgatgtaagtcaagatatgaggcagatttAACTGTATCTTTAGTATcccttatctctagttcgatgggatagattcgttcaacatagtcaccaaattttgaattatttagtaggAGAAtttcatctatatagcggaacgtaaagttaaagaatattgctaacttcttacctttcttcttaagaagttccGGTATAAAGTcatcgacaagaagaggggcacaattggtttccattggaattccgacagtcttttgaaaaacacgtcctcaaaacgtaacaaatatgttgtcaatcaagaaatcaagcatcttgataatgtaagTTTTTTGtatgaatcagagtgattctttacaaagtaggatttaccccccccccccccccccccccccccccccccttcctcaAAGACAAGATACTTAAAAGAGATACTGTTAACTTTAACTTTATCATGAACAAACTCTTCGTTCCGTAAATTGCTTGTTAGCATAACCATACTAATGTGTATTCAGTTATATTCGATTTCGGTGTAGATTACAAAGAGGATATTGTTGTAGGAGCTAATAATGGCAAGTTTTAAAAAAGTAGTCCTCTCCTATcagtttcttgtttcttctcgTTTTATTTCTTACTTAGTTaatgagaaaaaaagaaaaatataagaaaacaagtTCATGTTTAACCATATCGAGACACTATTATTGGTTTACAAAACGGTACCACCggaatatccccccttttttacccGTTTTTTTCTTCAGGAAAGTGGTGTCGCACTTGTTTCGTTTTTTTCGTGTATTGATGTcggttgtggttttttttaatgctACTGAAAcatagggtgctataaacagcttcgtataaaaaaaaaagctaggggttattccccgactaaaaataaccatggagggaaacccctgtttatttactcaattggtgaaaaagtatcatgttttttgtatttgattgtaaaaattagttaattagctttcaattaaaacaggttgaatgattgaaataattttaaaaattatattaactttacatgttttgaggggagacaacactgtaaacatcctgtttttttggcagtgaaaattgaaaacttatttgcagccactgtagctcttttcggagcaggaaagcGTACCATGAAACAAGATGTTTTTGAAaagccaggtaaaaacctacaaatttc is part of the Mytilus edulis unplaced genomic scaffold, xbMytEdul2.2 SCAFFOLD_1782, whole genome shotgun sequence genome and encodes:
- the LOC139507103 gene encoding uncharacterized protein, coding for MWKEILVVLVISCTVATASKVECRHDSQCGSDECCYYHEGPLLLSKKRQVDFINVTPMVIFQGGWCEKYLKQGEHCNHHNKINGHCECGTGLSCTFIADPTLPPMTPSGIMTAEHKRMLFFGGHSECQPVPLS